In Priestia aryabhattai, the DNA window CGTGAACGGCTCCCCCGATTACAGCTCCTATTAAAAGCCAGAGTAGTCCGGGCAAATAGCCAAACTGAGCTGCTAAAATAGGTCCAACAAGCGGACCCGCAGCTGCAATAGCTGCAAAGTGATGACCAAATGTTACCCATCGGTTGGTTGGCACATAATCTTTTCCATCTTCAAGCTCATGTGCTGGCGTTTTTTGCGCATCGTTTAGTTTCAAGACCTTAACAGCCATGAATGTTCCATATAGCCGATATGCAATCATTAAAATACAGATAGATCCAATAACAATCGTAACCGCATTCATTACAAATCCCCCTATTCCTTAGTTGTCTGATGTTTGTACTACTACACAACGTTATGTAATTGTGTATTCCCCTTACAACTTTCATTATAAAAGAAGAAAGCGCTTTTATCACCAGTTTTTCCCTTAATTATTTAAAAAATTAGAAAGTTCAAATTCTATTTGAAAAACTATAAGACTTTTCATATAATCTCTGCTATAATTTTTAAAAAAATTAGTACGCATTTAGGTGTTTTTAGTTAGGGAGATGAAAAGAGTGAACCATCGTCAAGAGTTACAAAATAGCAAGCGTATTGTAGTCAAAGTAGGGACATCAACGTTGACCTATGATAATGGAGATATTAACTTAGCACGCATTGAAAAACTAGCGCGTGTTTTATCTGATTTAATGAATGCAGGAAAAGAAGTTGTGCTTGTTACATCAGGTGCCGTTCAAGTGGGAGTAAAAAAGCTCAAGTTAAAAGAAAAGCCAAATTCTATTCGAGAAAAACAAGCAGCAGCTTCTGTCGGGCAATGTGAGCTTATGCATATCTATAGTAAATTCTTTGGTGAGTACAGTCACATTGTTGGTCAAGTTCTGTTAACGAAAGATGTAATTGAAGATGAACATGTGCGCAATAATGTTGTCAACACGTTTGAAAAATTAATTGAAGACAAAGTCATTCCTATTGTGAATGAGAACGATACGGTTGCAATCGATGAGATTGAAAATATCGTGCGTTTTGGAGATAATGATAATTTATCTGCCATTGTTTCGGTTTTGATTCACGCAGATTTACTCGTTATTCTATCTGATATTGACGGTTTCTTTGATTCAGATCCCACAAAAAACCCTAACTCTAAATTAATGAAAGTAATAGATGGCATTACACCGGAACTTGAGAATTTTGCTGGAGATAGCGGAACTGATGTTGGAACAGGCGGGATGGTCACAAAGCTTACCGCTGCTAAAACAGCTACAAGTGCAGGCGTGAGCTTAATCTTAGCAAATGGTAAAGAGCCAAGTATTCTGCGAGATATTATTGAAGGCCAAGAAATTGGAACGTTATTCTTAAAACAAGCCGAAGGAGTAATGAAATGAGTGAATTGCAGCTTAAAGGAAAGCAGGCAAAAGAAGCCTCTTATTTCTTAGGAAATGTAACGAGCGAACAAAAACAGCAAGCGCTTTATAAAATGGCGGCTGCTTTATTGGATCAACAAGAAGCGATTTTAAAAGCAAATGAATTAGACGTAGAAAAAGCCGTTCAAAAAGGCACATCAAAAGCGATGTTAGATCGCCTATCTTTAAATGAAGAGCGGATTCATGGAATGGCAGACGGCCTGCGCCAAGTAGCTGCGCTTGCGGATCCAGTAGGAGAAGTGCTGTCTATGGCGAAGCGACCAAATGGCTTACAAATTGGACAGCAGCGTGTACCTATTGGTGTCATAGGGATTATTTATGAAGCGCGTCCAAATGTTACATGTGATGCAGCAGGTTTATGCTTAAAAGCAGGAAATGCGGTTATTTTGCGCGGAGGCAGCGAGGCGTTTTATTCGAATCAAGCGATTGTTTCTGTATTATCTCAAGCTGCGGCAAGTGCAGGGTTGCCTGAGCACAGCGTACAGCTTATTGAAGATACGTCGAGAGAAACAGCACTGGAGTTAATGAAACTAAATAAATATATCGATGTATTAATTCCTCGAGGCGGTGCTGGTTTAATTGAAGCAGTGGTAAAAAATGCAACGGTTCCTGTTATTGAGACAGGAACGGGGAACTGCCACATTTATGTTGATGAAGAATATGACCGTGACATGGCGGCCAATATTGTCATTAATGCAAAAACGTCTCGTCCAGCGGTGTGTAACTCAGCCGAAAAGCTGATTATTCATGAACGAGCGGCCCGTGAATTTTTGCCTATTATTGTTCAAGCGCTACGAGAGAAAGATGTAGAAGTACGCGGTGATGAACGTGCGCTAACAATCGTTCCAGATCTTGTTCCAGCAGGGGATGAGGATTGGAAGAAAGAATATTTAGATTTCATCATG includes these proteins:
- the proB gene encoding glutamate 5-kinase; translated protein: MKRVNHRQELQNSKRIVVKVGTSTLTYDNGDINLARIEKLARVLSDLMNAGKEVVLVTSGAVQVGVKKLKLKEKPNSIREKQAAASVGQCELMHIYSKFFGEYSHIVGQVLLTKDVIEDEHVRNNVVNTFEKLIEDKVIPIVNENDTVAIDEIENIVRFGDNDNLSAIVSVLIHADLLVILSDIDGFFDSDPTKNPNSKLMKVIDGITPELENFAGDSGTDVGTGGMVTKLTAAKTATSAGVSLILANGKEPSILRDIIEGQEIGTLFLKQAEGVMK
- a CDS encoding glutamate-5-semialdehyde dehydrogenase, which codes for MSELQLKGKQAKEASYFLGNVTSEQKQQALYKMAAALLDQQEAILKANELDVEKAVQKGTSKAMLDRLSLNEERIHGMADGLRQVAALADPVGEVLSMAKRPNGLQIGQQRVPIGVIGIIYEARPNVTCDAAGLCLKAGNAVILRGGSEAFYSNQAIVSVLSQAAASAGLPEHSVQLIEDTSRETALELMKLNKYIDVLIPRGGAGLIEAVVKNATVPVIETGTGNCHIYVDEEYDRDMAANIVINAKTSRPAVCNSAEKLIIHERAAREFLPIIVQALREKDVEVRGDERALTIVPDLVPAGDEDWKKEYLDFIMAVKIVDDIDEAISHINVHSSHHSEAIVTTNYAHAQRFLQRVNSAAVYVNASTRFTDGEEFGFGAEIGISTQKLHARGPMGLRELTTLKYIIYGDGQIR